GGCTAAATCAGTCTGCTCTGGCTCCAAACCAGCACTGGAACCAGCCTGGTGGAAAAAGGGTAATAGAGGAGTGGCAgtcatttctgtttgtcttcattaaGAGGATCTCAAGGTGTAATAAGGATGAGAAGGATATCTTGCCTAGGATCCTCAACATCTAAATGCAGATGATATGGTTCTGGTGGCCTTTTCAAGGCAACACGTTAGACTTGCACTGGATTGATTTACATGTGAAGGTGCTGAGAtgaaaatcagctgttttaaatCCAAGACCTTGGTTCTCAGAGAAGGTGGGTAGAGAGAGATAGATATAGAGTAGAAAAGAATAGATATAGAATAGAGAGAGAGGGGGTACTCCCTCCTGGTGAGAAATGAGTTTCTGcctcaagtggaggagttcaagtagcTTGGAGTGTTGTTAACCAGTGACAGGAAACTGGAGCTGGAAATGGACAAAAGGATTGATGCTTCGTCAGTAgcaagctgagccaaaaggcaaagtttGTCAtttaatggattagatttttatatagcacttttcaaggcacccaaagcgcttttacattgtatccattattcattcacttctGACTcgtacttggtgatggtaagctacatatGTAGCCATAGCTGCCCTGAGGCACAATGGCGCCACCAGGGGGTGGCCAGGGGGGGCCGTGGCCACCCCTGCCCCCTCCCCGGCCACCCCCCTGGCCACCCCACTGGTCAATATACATTGTAACACCATCAGGATAGCCAGATTATTTGATCGCACAGAACAGCTGACCCTCTTTCCCGCTCACCTCGCCTCTCGcgtcaccccccccccccccgtcgcTGCCGCTGCCTGTGCACTCCGTCAGCAACAGCTCAGCGCGTGCCCGCCGGCCACTATTAGAAGGAGTTAAGAGAGAAGACGAAGAAGGCCAACGGTAAGTAAATAAGTCcaacttttcttttgtaaaagaaaaggagaaatctGTGTCGTGACACGTGCTTTTCAAGTGACAAGTGACTGTTGCAGCAGCTTTTTTGATGTGTTTGACATGTTGAGAGTGAGCTAGCTAAGCTAACGTCGTTTGCTGTTGCTGCTTATGTATGAGAAAGTCCACAGACATCTCTTCttattttaagaagaaaattacagcaagaggagagaaagagatggCAGGGGAGCAACAGAGGCTTAGTGAGGAagaaagggaggaggaggagaaggaggaggaggaggatgaaggagaGGAACAGACAGAGCAGCATGACAAGGATACACAGCCAGCATTAATAACTGAACACAATGTTGAGGGAAAATGCCAGACAGCAGCTGACGAGGGACAGGCAGCACCATTGGTCACAGAAGTGCAGGACTCAGCAAAAGCAGGTGTTCAGCCTGTTCCTGGACCAACAGGTGATGTTGACCACGTGGCCCTAATAAATTGATGACTAGCTTAGTAACATTTTCcaaaatgtatgttttgtttagtaTGTTTACATTGAATTACAAATCATGGCATGATCAATTAAAGCTTTGATTTATGTTAATATATAGTGGGGGTTTATTAATCTCAATAGAAATACCTACTAGCCAATATTACAGCTACACCTGATTTCATGCAGAggggattattattattataattgttgttgttgttgttgttatgtcAGAGTAActtattttcctcttgtttcATTATAGATATCTCCCAGTCAAGAGCAGAGCAACCCAAGCAGCCACAACTAAAAATCTTCCCTCGTACCTATCAAGGGGACAGAAGACGATGCTTCTCCAAAGACTGGTACAACACACATAAATGGCTGGAATACTCTCAGAGTAAAGACTCTGCCTACTGTTATGCTTGCCGACACTTCAGTCTCCCCGGCTCAGGTGATTCTGTATTTACATCTGAAGAGGGATTCAAAAATTGGAAAAAGGCAACCTTTAAAGATGGGGGATTTTTAGTTCATGCCAAATCTGAAGCGCACACCAGTGCAATGTTAGCATGGGCAGAATATGATAAATCCACTGCAAGCACATCCTCTCTCTCAGCCTCCTTAAACGCAGAATACAATAAATTAGTGAAGGAAAATAGAGAGTACATTAAAGTTGTTGGAGAAACCCTTCTCCTCACAGCAACGCAGAACATTGCTCAGAGAGCACATAAAGAATCAGAAGGTGAGAATAAAGGAAATTTTCTCTCTATTATGGAACTGCTGGCCAAACACAATCctacagtcaaaaaaaaaatgacaagtcaaagaaatgcaacataTCTTGGGcatgaaacacaaaatgaaataattgaTTGTCTAGCTGAAATGGTCCGCACTTCAATAACTAAAGAAGCTGCCCAGAGTGAGGCTTTCAGTATTTTGGTCGATGAAACTAAAGACCTaagcaaaaaagaacaaatgtcaTTTGTAATAAGATACTATTACAATGGGTCAGTATGCGAAAGCTTCCTTGCTTTTGAGTCAGCACAGCGCCTCGATGCTGCAGCACTTTCTcagaaaataattcaaattttgCAGAAGCATGGTCTTGACTACAAAAACCACCTTGTAGGGCAAGCATATGATGGCGCCTCAGTCATGAGTGGAAAAAATACAGGTGTGCAAGCTCGCATGAAATCAGAGGCCCCATTAGCTTTTTATGTGCACTGCAATGCACATTGTTTAAACTTAGTATTAGTTGATAGTGTGAAATGCATCCCTGAAGCCAGCTGCTTCTTTTCACTTTTGCAAAAACTATATGTCTTTTTGTCAGGGTCATATGTACACCAAAGATGGCTTGAGGTACAGACGGAGATGTTTCAGGGGCCCCCAAGAGAGTTACAAAGACTGATAGAGACACGGTGGGCATGTAGGTTTAATGCTTGTAAGATGGTGAGAGACAGACTGCCAGCCATCATACGACTACTAAAAGAAATATCAGAAGAGAAAAATGGTGACAGAGCTGTAGAGGCAAGAGGTTTATTAGCCCAAATAGATCTGAAGTTTGTTAGCCTCCTTATGACATTCACCAGTGTTCTTGGTGAGATAAAATATCTGTCAGATATTTTACAGTCACCACAGCTTGATTTGGGCACAGCTGTCACACTTGTTGACTCTCTTGTTGACACTTTGGAGAGTTACAGAGAGGGCTCTCTCTTTAATGACATCTGGGACAAAACTTTAACGCTTACTGAGCAATGCAACATCAGTGCCACACCTTCAGGCCGTCAGGTCAGACCAAGCTCTTTGCTTGAAGGGCATTACTTGTTCACGCCAATAGTTCAAAGACAAGTGAACACAGAGAAGGAGTCCTTCCATACAGGTTCATTCATTCCTATTATTGATGTGCTTCTCTCTGAGGTGAAGAGAAGattttcaaaagaaaactgTGTCATAATGAAAGGGATACAGGCCTTGAATCCATGCAGCGCCACATTTTGTGAGAAAGATGTAGTGTTCCCATTTGCCTCACAATACAACTGCAGTACTGACGATCTACAATATGAGATCCCCCAACTTAAGCGCATTCTTGAGAGGAAACAAAGTAGTGGTCATGAAACACCAAAGGCATTAATAGAGCTCACTGTCTTTCTGGAGTCATATAAGGAGGtctttcaccaaatgtttaaACTGTGCAAAATTGCACTTGCACTACCTGTGAGCACTGCATCCTGTGAGCGCAGTTTTTCTATGCTAAAGTTAATTAAAACTGCCTTGAGAAGCACCATGACTGATGAGCGTTTGAGCAACTTAGGTGTGCTGAGTGTAGAATCAAGAAGGGCTAAAGCCATAAATCTTGATGACTTTGTGGATGTGTTTGCCAAAACACATAGCAACAGGCGAATAAAACTGTTCTGAAGTCTGATAATCTGAATCAGAGACTATTAATCCCTGTCTGGACTTAAGAAGACCTTTTGTAAGAGTAAtaattattcttgttttatattGAGGAAAGatattaatgtttctttttcataCTGTACAGCCTGTTAATCAGAATCAGACTCTTGATCCCTGTTGGGAAATTTCTGTTACATAAATCAAAGATACAATTTATTTTGTACTTGCTTTTATTTGTATCTGcctgtgtttgctttttatcAGTAACTGTTTCGTTTGCAATAAATGTATAACTTGTGCCAAattgcaaaataaaacagaattgtTGTGCAACTCAAAATGTTAACAGTCTGTGCACATTAGATCATTAACATTAATTATAACACAATAACCAAAGTATATCAGTAGGCATTTCCTTAAAGGTTGAATATGGAAGATTTATCTTAAAagctatattaaaaaaaaataataatttccttgaaaaaatatatttagcttgaaataaatgttaataaaatttttgTGGGCTCGACAAAAGACATTCCATTTATATATCCAAGCAAATACAGGCAGCCGTTGTGGTTGTCGCATCGTGAAGTAAAGCAGCTTCCGAGCCCTGGAGATATCATCATCTGCCTCAGAAGAGGAGTGACCGGAAAAGAGCAAAAATGGATTTAGGTGAAGCTACACTAGATGGACCACCATGAAAACTTTCCATAGCATCAAAATACACGCAGAAATGGCTACTTTTCTCCTGGTCTGGTAAGCTGACTTGCTGCTAGCTGGCAACCTACCGGCCGTGTTATGCTAGTCATGGCTTTGTTTATTCCGTTCCAAATACAACCTTTAGGtctttctgacagttttccacttcCAGTTAACTACAACAGAAGAATTGTGATGGACTGAGCAGTGAAGGACAATCAGGCACAgatttaaagtataaaaaaaagtggGTTTTTTTATCCAATTTCCCCCCATCCTGATGCTGGTGTGTGATCTGGTCCAATTAGTTGGCTCTACCCCGTGGTcacctgctggtttccatgccAAAGGACTGGAGCCACTGAAACGACTCAAAAGAATATAAACTGTAACACCACAATACAATCCAGAATGTGCACCAGTTCTAGAATACATGTGCTGTCATTTATGA
The sequence above is a segment of the Melanotaenia boesemani isolate fMelBoe1 chromosome 15, fMelBoe1.pri, whole genome shotgun sequence genome. Coding sequences within it:
- the LOC121654630 gene encoding zinc finger MYM-type protein 1-like, whose translation is MAGEQQRLSEEEREEEEKEEEEDEGEEQTEQHDKDTQPALITEHNVEGKCQTAADEGQAAPLVTEVQDSAKAGVQPVPGPTDISQSRAEQPKQPQLKIFPRTYQGDRRRCFSKDWYNTHKWLEYSQSKDSAYCYACRHFSLPGSGDSVFTSEEGFKNWKKATFKDGGFLVHAKSEAHTSAMLAWAEYDKSTASTSSLSASLNAEYNKLVKENREYIKVVGETLLLTATQNIAQRAHKESEGENKGNFLSIMELLAKHNPTVKKKMTSQRNATYLGHETQNEIIDCLAEMVRTSITKEAAQSEAFSILVDETKDLSKKEQMSFVIRYYYNGSVCESFLAFESAQRLDAAALSQKIIQILQKHGLDYKNHLVGQAYDGASVMSGKNTGVQARMKSEAPLAFYVHCNAHCLNLVLVDSVKCIPEASCFFSLLQKLYVFLSGSYVHQRWLEVQTEMFQGPPRELQRLIETRWACRFNACKMVRDRLPAIIRLLKEISEEKNGDRAVEARGLLAQIDLKFVSLLMTFTSVLGEIKYLSDILQSPQLDLGTAVTLVDSLVDTLESYREGSLFNDIWDKTLTLTEQCNISATPSGRQVRPSSLLEGHYLFTPIVQRQVNTEKESFHTGSFIPIIDVLLSEVKRRFSKENCVIMKGIQALNPCSATFCEKDVVFPFASQYNCSTDDLQYEIPQLKRILERKQSSGHETPKALIELTVFLESYKEVFHQMFKLCKIALALPVSTASCERSFSMLKLIKTALRSTMTDERLSNLGVLSVESRRAKAINLDDFVDVFAKTHSNRRIKLF